The Bryobacteraceae bacterium genome includes a window with the following:
- the gatB gene encoding aspartyl/glutamyl-tRNA(Asn/Gln) amidotransferase subunit B, with product MSTAAPRLATPEQLELYEPVIGLEVHVQLGTRTKIFCGCPNEFGAAPNTNVCPVCLGMPGALPVLNRAAVELGIRAALALHCEVRRRSIFARKNYFYPDLPKGYQISQYDQPLAEHGWVEIQTPSGPRRIGVRRLHLEDDAGKSSHEGYRDSDRFSYVDLNRTGSPLAEIVSEPDLRSPDEAYEYLTELKLAMQFAGVSNCDMEKGNLRCDANVSVRRRGAAEFGTKVEIKNLNSFRFLRQALFFEISRQVAVLESGGRIVQETRLYDPELDETFSMRSKEEAHDYRYFPEPDLLPLTVSEEWLDSIRRTMPAMPAELRRRFVEEYGLREYDAQVLTASRELADYFMAVVESCGDARAAANWVTGDLAALLNAASLDISLCPVPPQGLGELITLIQKGELTGKLAKEILPKMFESRESARAIMEREGLRAMSDTGELERIIDQVIEANPKQLEQYRSGKTSVLQFFVGQVMKATRGQANPAAVSELLKQKLS from the coding sequence ATGAGCACCGCCGCTCCCAGGCTCGCCACGCCCGAGCAGCTCGAACTCTACGAGCCCGTCATCGGACTCGAAGTCCACGTCCAGCTCGGCACGCGCACCAAGATTTTCTGCGGCTGCCCCAATGAATTCGGCGCCGCGCCCAACACCAATGTCTGCCCTGTCTGCCTCGGCATGCCCGGCGCCCTGCCGGTGCTCAACCGCGCCGCCGTCGAGCTTGGCATTCGCGCCGCGCTGGCGCTGCATTGCGAAGTCCGCCGCCGCAGCATCTTCGCGCGCAAAAACTACTTCTACCCGGACCTGCCCAAGGGCTACCAGATTTCGCAGTACGATCAGCCGCTGGCCGAACACGGCTGGGTGGAGATTCAGACGCCCTCGGGTCCGCGCCGCATCGGCGTGCGCCGCCTGCATCTCGAAGACGACGCCGGAAAGAGCTCCCACGAGGGCTACCGCGACAGCGACCGCTTCTCGTACGTCGATCTGAACCGCACAGGTTCGCCCCTGGCTGAAATCGTCAGCGAGCCCGACCTGCGCAGCCCCGACGAAGCCTACGAGTACCTGACCGAACTGAAGCTCGCCATGCAGTTCGCCGGCGTGTCCAACTGCGACATGGAAAAGGGCAACCTGCGCTGCGACGCCAACGTCAGCGTCCGCCGCCGCGGCGCGGCGGAATTCGGCACGAAGGTGGAAATCAAGAACCTCAATTCGTTCCGCTTCCTCCGCCAGGCGCTGTTTTTCGAGATCTCGCGGCAGGTGGCCGTGCTCGAGTCCGGCGGCCGCATCGTGCAGGAGACGCGCCTCTATGATCCGGAACTGGACGAGACGTTCTCCATGCGCAGCAAGGAAGAGGCGCACGACTACCGCTACTTTCCCGAGCCCGACCTGCTGCCGCTGACCGTCAGCGAGGAATGGCTGGATTCGATCCGGCGCACGATGCCCGCCATGCCGGCGGAACTCCGCCGTCGTTTCGTGGAAGAGTACGGGCTGCGCGAGTATGACGCGCAGGTGCTGACCGCCTCCCGGGAACTGGCCGATTACTTCATGGCCGTCGTCGAATCCTGCGGCGATGCGCGCGCCGCCGCCAACTGGGTGACCGGCGATCTGGCTGCGCTCCTGAACGCCGCGAGCCTGGACATCTCCCTCTGCCCCGTGCCGCCGCAAGGGCTCGGCGAGTTGATCACGCTCATCCAGAAGGGCGAGCTGACCGGCAAGCTGGCGAAGGAAATCCTGCCGAAGATGTTCGAATCCCGCGAAAGCGCCCGCGCCATCATGGAGCGCGAGGGGCTGCGGGCCATGTCGGACACAGGCGAGCTGGAACGGATCATCGATCAGGTGATCGAAGCCAACCCGAAGCAGCTTGAGCAGTACCGCAGCGGCAAGACGAGCGTGCTGCAGTTTTTCGTCGGCCAGGTGATGAAGGCGACGCGCGGCCAGGCCAATCCGGCCGCCGTGAGCGAGCTGCTCAAACAGAAGCTCTCCTGA
- a CDS encoding 50S ribosomal protein L11 methyltransferase, producing the protein MNVLRLALPAIAAACFVFAQDKGEKLAPYYPTPETVVERMLKLGGLKPGEKVYDLGSGDGRIVIMAADRFKANAVGVEFDEDLVKQSSDRIRALGLEKRARIIHGDLLQQNYSDADLITIYLLPSAVEKARPLLEKQLKKGARVVAHDFGIPGWTPVKEEHIEDDGEGRAHTLYLYVR; encoded by the coding sequence ATGAACGTTCTGCGCCTTGCCTTGCCGGCCATCGCCGCCGCCTGTTTCGTCTTTGCTCAGGACAAGGGTGAAAAGCTGGCGCCTTACTATCCGACACCGGAGACGGTGGTGGAACGGATGCTGAAGCTGGGCGGGTTGAAGCCCGGAGAGAAGGTCTACGACCTCGGCTCCGGCGACGGCCGCATCGTGATCATGGCCGCGGACCGCTTCAAAGCCAACGCCGTGGGCGTGGAGTTCGACGAGGACCTGGTGAAGCAGTCCTCGGACCGCATCCGCGCCCTCGGGCTGGAGAAGCGCGCCCGCATCATCCACGGCGACCTGCTGCAGCAGAACTATTCCGACGCCGACCTGATCACCATTTACCTGCTGCCCTCGGCGGTCGAGAAAGCGCGCCCGCTGCTCGAAAAACAGCTGAAGAAGGGCGCGCGCGTGGTGGCGCACGATTTCGGCATTCCCGGCTGGACGCCCGTCAAGGAAGAGCATATCGAGGACGACGGCGAAGGCCGTGCGCACACGCTCTACCTGTACGTGAGGTAG
- the sppA gene encoding protease IV has protein sequence MKKFLLGIIAGFIIAGVTAVVLFFAAVKFAQRAPEPLEAAWLSLRMGGDMPELQPMMLPLPAWESRAPLTVAEAWSALRRAAKDDRVKGVLLRPRGLSLGWGKLEEIRSGIEEVRKAGKPVHAWLSSPGTREYFLASAADKIYMAPEDVLDLRGLRVEAMYVKGTLDKLGIEVEIEHAGKYKDAGDMFTRTGMSPETREALNAILDDQYARLVKALAEARKTSAEKARALIDGGPYVAPKAVAAGLIDELLYEKDAEQRVEDVSSAKAKDKAKALAAREYLRIPPDLKGKKVRQVALLIAQGSILRTSPADLFGEEQAITPKGIEQQVKLIEKDPSIRGVIVRIDSPGGDAVASDEILEQLKRLSRKKPMVFSMSDVAASGGYYMAMTGDPIVAYPGTITGSIGVIYGKANLRGLYGKIGVNKEILKRGQFADLDSDFQKLTPEGRAKLRETIDFIYAGFLKRVSEGRKKKVEEIEPHAQGRVWSGERALALGLVDANGGLDAAVEMLKKKAGIKDDEVVRLSVYPSPKSWFEMWFRPSPSDESAWDAETAVLLRSMPAGLAPWLHGGFLRVLPFQIRIH, from the coding sequence GGCGCCCGAGCCGCTGGAGGCGGCGTGGCTTTCGCTCCGCATGGGCGGCGACATGCCGGAGCTGCAGCCGATGATGCTGCCGCTGCCCGCCTGGGAATCCCGGGCTCCGCTCACGGTGGCCGAAGCCTGGAGCGCGCTGCGGAGGGCGGCGAAAGACGACCGCGTGAAAGGCGTGCTGCTGCGGCCGCGCGGACTCTCCCTCGGCTGGGGAAAGCTCGAGGAGATCCGCAGCGGCATCGAGGAAGTGCGCAAGGCGGGCAAGCCGGTCCACGCGTGGCTGTCGAGCCCCGGCACGCGCGAGTATTTCCTGGCTTCGGCGGCGGACAAGATCTACATGGCGCCGGAGGACGTGCTGGATCTGCGCGGGCTGCGCGTCGAGGCGATGTATGTCAAAGGGACGCTGGACAAGCTCGGCATCGAAGTGGAGATCGAGCACGCGGGCAAGTACAAGGACGCGGGCGACATGTTCACGCGCACGGGCATGAGCCCGGAGACGCGCGAGGCGCTCAACGCGATCCTCGATGATCAGTACGCGCGGCTCGTCAAGGCGCTGGCGGAGGCCCGCAAGACGTCCGCGGAGAAGGCGCGCGCGCTGATCGACGGCGGACCTTACGTCGCGCCGAAGGCGGTCGCGGCAGGACTGATCGACGAACTGCTGTATGAGAAGGACGCCGAGCAGAGGGTGGAAGACGTCTCCAGCGCGAAGGCGAAGGACAAGGCCAAGGCTCTGGCCGCGCGCGAATATCTGCGGATTCCGCCGGACCTGAAAGGGAAGAAAGTGCGGCAGGTGGCGCTGCTGATTGCGCAGGGCAGCATCCTCCGTACGTCCCCGGCTGATCTGTTTGGTGAAGAACAGGCCATCACGCCGAAAGGGATCGAGCAGCAGGTGAAGCTGATCGAAAAAGATCCGTCGATCCGCGGCGTGATCGTGCGCATCGACAGCCCCGGAGGCGATGCCGTGGCTTCCGACGAGATTCTGGAGCAGCTCAAACGGCTTTCGCGCAAGAAACCGATGGTTTTCTCGATGTCGGACGTGGCGGCGTCGGGCGGCTATTACATGGCCATGACCGGCGATCCGATCGTCGCCTATCCGGGCACGATCACGGGTTCGATCGGCGTCATCTACGGCAAGGCGAACCTGCGCGGGCTCTACGGCAAGATCGGGGTCAACAAGGAAATTCTCAAGCGCGGGCAGTTCGCCGATCTCGATTCCGATTTCCAGAAGCTGACGCCGGAGGGCAGGGCGAAGCTGCGGGAAACGATCGACTTCATCTACGCCGGTTTTCTCAAGCGCGTCTCCGAGGGACGGAAGAAGAAGGTGGAAGAGATCGAGCCGCATGCGCAGGGACGCGTCTGGAGCGGCGAGAGGGCGCTGGCGCTCGGACTCGTCGACGCCAACGGCGGACTCGACGCGGCGGTGGAGATGCTGAAGAAGAAGGCGGGCATCAAGGACGACGAGGTGGTGAGGCTGAGCGTGTATCCGTCGCCGAAGAGCTGGTTCGAAATGTGGTTCCGCCCGTCGCCTTCCGATGAATCTGCGTGGGACGCCGAGACAGCGGTGCTCCTGCGCAGCATGCCCGCAGGTCTGGCGCCGTGGCTCCACGGCGGCTTTCTGCGCGTGCTGCCATTCCAGATCCGCATCCATTAA
- a CDS encoding two-component sensor histidine kinase, with product MIYADQMVLPYLWRRYLSVLRALVTGACLGILLEEGGLESATWVFILSVVTVYSLVSIFWRWAERLDRGGLLNTALDVAAFLLCVVLAGEQRFWLQAIAAFYLFLAAATLLEWRDVLLTTVLTLAFVNSVQPAGMDRLQPLLLILGMFGCIVALQRQSLLDRLSAASRQAVLSRLEAQKAREDERERIAADFHDGPLQSFISIQMRLEILRKMLERNFDAGMQELRELQQICARQVTEVRSFIRGMRPVEVDGAGLAAALRSTAGFFQKDSGIPTTFRAAAEAMHDDLEARPEIIQIVREALNNIRKHSAASRAAVTLDRQNGQILLRIEDDGTGYPFSGRFTLEELELLRLGPQSIMRRVRALDGSLVVDSHPARGSELEIRLPVEP from the coding sequence ATGATCTACGCCGACCAGATGGTGCTTCCGTACCTCTGGCGGCGCTATCTCAGCGTGCTCCGGGCGCTGGTCACCGGCGCCTGCCTCGGCATCCTGCTGGAAGAGGGCGGGCTCGAATCCGCTACCTGGGTCTTCATCCTCTCCGTCGTCACGGTCTACAGCCTGGTGTCCATCTTCTGGCGCTGGGCGGAACGGCTGGACCGCGGCGGGCTGCTGAACACGGCCCTCGACGTGGCCGCGTTCCTGCTGTGCGTGGTGCTGGCCGGAGAACAGCGCTTCTGGCTGCAGGCGATTGCGGCGTTCTATCTGTTTCTGGCGGCGGCGACGCTGCTCGAGTGGCGCGACGTGCTGCTGACCACGGTGCTCACGCTGGCTTTCGTCAACAGCGTGCAACCCGCCGGCATGGACCGCCTGCAGCCGCTGCTGCTGATCCTGGGCATGTTCGGCTGCATCGTCGCGCTGCAGCGGCAAAGCCTTCTTGACCGCCTTTCGGCCGCTTCGCGGCAGGCCGTGCTCAGCCGCCTGGAGGCCCAGAAAGCGCGCGAGGACGAGCGGGAGCGCATCGCCGCGGATTTCCACGACGGCCCTCTGCAGAGCTTCATTTCCATCCAGATGCGGCTCGAGATCCTGCGCAAGATGCTCGAGCGCAATTTCGACGCGGGCATGCAGGAGCTGCGGGAGCTCCAGCAGATCTGCGCCCGCCAGGTGACCGAAGTGCGCAGCTTCATCCGCGGCATGCGCCCGGTGGAAGTCGACGGCGCCGGACTGGCGGCCGCTCTGCGATCCACCGCCGGCTTCTTCCAGAAAGACTCGGGCATCCCCACCACGTTCCGCGCCGCCGCGGAGGCGATGCACGACGATCTCGAAGCGCGTCCCGAGATCATCCAGATCGTCCGCGAGGCGCTCAACAATATCCGCAAGCACTCGGCCGCCTCCCGCGCCGCCGTGACCCTCGACCGCCAGAACGGCCAGATCCTGCTGCGCATCGAGGACGACGGCACGGGCTACCCCTTCTCGGGACGCTTTACGCTCGAAGAGCTCGAGCTGCTGCGCCTCGGCCCGCAGAGCATCATGCGCCGCGTGCGCGCTCTCGACGGCAGCCTCGTCGTCGACTCCCACCCGGCGCGCGGGTCGGAGCTCGAGATCCGCCTCCCGGTGGAGCCGTGA